Proteins from a genomic interval of Zingiber officinale cultivar Zhangliang chromosome 1B, Zo_v1.1, whole genome shotgun sequence:
- the LOC121969948 gene encoding uncharacterized protein LOC121969948 isoform X1, translating into MAISFALLSPSPRFYGSLQVHKKWRAGASSPAVPAEVDLTPLEAAIAKKDSKAVKETLDQLGQIGWAKKWSSQPYVSRRMTSLRELTTLGIKNAENLGIPSVRNDAAFLFTVVGTTGFLGVIAGQLPGDWGFFVPYLLGSISLIVLAIGSVSPGLLQAAIDGFSSFFPDYQERIARHESAHFLVAYLIGLPILGYSLDLGKEHVNLVDEKLQELIYSGQLDDKELDRLAVVSMAGLAAEGLKYDKVVGQSADLFTLQRFINRSKPQISKDQQQNLTRWAVLFAGSLLKNNAVVHEALMAAMAKKATVLECVQVIETAA; encoded by the exons atggCCATCTCCTTCGCCcttctctctccttctcctcgaTTCTATGGGAGCTTGCAGGTGCACAAGAAATGGCGCGCCGGAGCTTCTTCTCCCGCCGTCCCTGCGGAGGTCGATCTCACGCCGCTGGAAGCAGCCATCGCTAAG AAAGATAGTAAAGCTGTTAAGGAAACTCTTGATCAGCTGGGTCAAATTGGTTGGGCAAAGAAATGGAGCTCTCAACCATATGTATCACGTCGTATG ACATCCTTGCGGGAGCTAACCACTCTGGGAATCAAAAATGCAGAGAACCTTGGAATACCGAGTGTTAGAAATGAT GCAGCTTTTCTATTTACAGTAGTGGGAACTACAGGATTTCTTGGTGTGATTGCCGGTCAGCTTCCAGGG GACTGGGGTTTCTTTGTGCCTTACCTGCTTGGGAGCATTTCATTGATAGTGTTGGCCATTGGTAGTGTTTCTCCTGG TCTTCTCCAAGCTGCAATTGATGGATTCTCTTCATTCTTTCCTGATTACCAGGAGAGGATTGCTAGGCATGAATCTGCACATTTCTTAG TGGCCTACCTGATTGGGTTACCAATCTTGGGATATTCCCTGGATCTCGGAAAAGAACATGTCAATTTGGTTGATGAGAAACTTCAAGAACTTATATATAGTGGGCAGCTTGATGACAAGGAACTGGACAG GTTGGCTGTTGTGTCGATGGCTGGCCTTGCCGCTGAAGGCCTTAAATATGATAAGGTGGTCGGTCAATCTGCAGATCTGTTCACTCTTCAG AGGTTTATAAATAGGAGCAAACCACAGATTAGCAAGGATCAGCAACAGAATCTCACAAGATGGGCT GTCTTGTTCGCTGGATCACTTCTCAAGAACAATGCAGTCGTTCATGAAGCTCTTATGGCAGCAATGGCAAAAAAAGCTACTGTTCTTGAGTGTGTTCAGGTAATAGAGACTGCTGCTTGA
- the LOC121969948 gene encoding uncharacterized protein LOC121969948 isoform X2, whose translation MELSTICITSYGQSIITIKFLTSLRELTTLGIKNAENLGIPSVRNDAAFLFTVVGTTGFLGVIAGQLPGDWGFFVPYLLGSISLIVLAIGSVSPGLLQAAIDGFSSFFPDYQERIARHESAHFLVAYLIGLPILGYSLDLGKEHVNLVDEKLQELIYSGQLDDKELDRLAVVSMAGLAAEGLKYDKVVGQSADLFTLQRFINRSKPQISKDQQQNLTRWAVLFAGSLLKNNAVVHEALMAAMAKKATVLECVQVIETAA comes from the exons ATGGAGCTCTCAACCATATGTATCACGTCGTATGGTCAGTCCATAATCACAATAAAGTTCTTG ACATCCTTGCGGGAGCTAACCACTCTGGGAATCAAAAATGCAGAGAACCTTGGAATACCGAGTGTTAGAAATGAT GCAGCTTTTCTATTTACAGTAGTGGGAACTACAGGATTTCTTGGTGTGATTGCCGGTCAGCTTCCAGGG GACTGGGGTTTCTTTGTGCCTTACCTGCTTGGGAGCATTTCATTGATAGTGTTGGCCATTGGTAGTGTTTCTCCTGG TCTTCTCCAAGCTGCAATTGATGGATTCTCTTCATTCTTTCCTGATTACCAGGAGAGGATTGCTAGGCATGAATCTGCACATTTCTTAG TGGCCTACCTGATTGGGTTACCAATCTTGGGATATTCCCTGGATCTCGGAAAAGAACATGTCAATTTGGTTGATGAGAAACTTCAAGAACTTATATATAGTGGGCAGCTTGATGACAAGGAACTGGACAG GTTGGCTGTTGTGTCGATGGCTGGCCTTGCCGCTGAAGGCCTTAAATATGATAAGGTGGTCGGTCAATCTGCAGATCTGTTCACTCTTCAG AGGTTTATAAATAGGAGCAAACCACAGATTAGCAAGGATCAGCAACAGAATCTCACAAGATGGGCT GTCTTGTTCGCTGGATCACTTCTCAAGAACAATGCAGTCGTTCATGAAGCTCTTATGGCAGCAATGGCAAAAAAAGCTACTGTTCTTGAGTGTGTTCAGGTAATAGAGACTGCTGCTTGA
- the LOC121969942 gene encoding pentatricopeptide repeat-containing protein At2g36730-like: MKQRCLSLLQSCSSMAQLRQIHARLLSSGLASDRFLASELLRFCALSPLGDLPYARSLLLSLPDPSSSSWNHLIRAFTDRNLPYESILHFLLMRRRGGGGGATPNELTFPFVLKSCTRLAALRLGIQTHADAAKRGVDAVVYVQNALVSLYSSCSRIDEARQLFEEMPLRTVVSWNAILTAHAENSMAEECAGIFDRMRRCGFDADQTTYVILLSASAELGSLSYGRWLHGRIAGSGLATNVQLGTAIVNMYAKCGALKCAGQAFDRMPLRNVWTWSAMILGLAQHGLARNAIELFDEMKHAFVEPNYVTFLGVISACSHAGLVDVGLRLFHEMVEQHGIKPRMSHCSAMVDLLGRNGHLQEAYNFVQRMPIEPDAVVWRTLLSTCQLHPEKDETGIGQEAKRRLLELEPRRVGNYVMAANMYSDQGSWDEAAKVRRRMREEGLRKAPGESCIEVGGGMHRFISGDNYCSNGYESILIILNALKLNMKERYEISMDST, from the coding sequence ATGAAGCAGCGATGCCTCTCCCTTCTCCAATCCTGCTCCTCCATGGCGCAGCTCCGCCAAATCCACGCCCGGCTCCTCTCCTCCGGGCTCGCTTCCGACCGCTTCCTCGCCAGCGAGTTACTCCGTTTCTGCGCCCTCTCCCCCCTCGGTGACCTCCCCTACGCCCGCTCCCTCCTTCTCTCCCTCCCcgatccttcttcctcctcctggAACCACCTCATCCGCGCCTTCACCGACCGCAATCTCCCCTACGAATCCATCCTCCACTTCCTCCTCATGCGCCgtcgcggcggcggcggcggcgccacACCTAACGAGCTCACCTTCCCCTTTGTCCTCAAATCCTGCACTCGCCTCGCTGCTCTCCGACTTGGCATCCAAACCCACGCTGACGCAGCGAAGCGCGGCGTCGACGCCGTTGTCTACGTCCAGAACGCCCTCGTCAGCCTCTACAGTTCCTGCAGCCGGATAGACGAGGCGCGGCAGTTGTTCGAGGAAATGCCGCTCAGGACGGTGGTCTCGTGGAACGCCATTCTTACAGCCCACGCCGAAAATTCCATGGCGGAGGAATGCGCTGGCATCTTCGATCGGATGAGGCGGTGCGGGTTCGATGCGGATCAGACCACCTACGTCATCTTGCTCTCCGCCTCGGCGGAGCTTGGGAGCTTGAGCTACGGGAGATGGCTCCACGGCCGCATCGCTGGGAGCGGATTAGCCACTAATGTTCAGCTGGGAACCGCCATCGTAAACATGTACGCCAAATGTGGAGCCCTGAAATGCGCCGGCCAGGCGTTCGACAGAATGCCGCTGAGGAATGTGTGGACTTGGAGTGCCATGATTCTGGGGCTAGCCCAGCACGGTTTGGCTCGCAATGCCATCGAGCTGTTCGACGAAATGAAGCATGCTTTCGTCGAGCCCAACTACGTCACATTTCTAGGAGTCATCTCTGCTTGCAGCCATGCCGGCTTAGTCGATGTCGGCCTCAGGCTTTTCCATGAGATGGTAGAGCAGCACGGGATCAAACCAAGGATGTCGCATTGCAGTGCCATGGTCGATTTGCTGGGCCGCAACGGCCACCTACAGGAGGCTTACAACTTCGTACAGCGAATGCCCATCGAACCTGATGCTGTAGTTTGGAGGACACTGCTGAGTACTTGCCAGTTGCATCCAGAGAAAGACGAAACCGGTATCGGGCAAGAGGCGAAGCGAAGATTGCTGGAGTTGGAACCTAGGAGAGTCGGGAACTACGTAATGGCAGCGAATATGTACTCGGACCAGGGGTCGTGGGATGAGGCTGCGAAGGTTAGGAGGAGGATGAGGGAGGAAGGTTTGAGGAAGGCACCCGGGGAGAGCTGCATAGAAGTGGGCGGAGGGATGCATAGATTCATCTCAGGAGACAATTATTGTAGTAATGGTTACGAGAGTATTTTGATCATACTGAATGCACTAAAGTTGAACATGAAAGAGCGATATGAAATCTCTATGGATTCGACATGA
- the LOC121980177 gene encoding ethylene-responsive transcription factor LEP-like → MADHYSPDQLLTLRCRRKRRSRASSDYLGVRRRPWGRYAAEIRHPVTKERHWLGTFDTAEEAALAYDLSSISFCGIAGARTNFYYPFMADSIASPSLPQPPPPPPRPPPPPPPSPSEEEDREPWWVEFDDESMTIAAILQSFKHSNN, encoded by the coding sequence ATGGCGGATCACTACTCGCCTGATCAATTACTAACTCTCCGCTGCCGCCGGAAGCGGCGGTCTCGGGCGTCGAGCGACTACCTGGGAGTTCGTCGGCGGCCGTGGGGCCGCTACGCCGCCGAGATCAGGCACCCCGTCACCAAGGAGAGGCACTGGCTCGGCACCTTCGACACGGCAGAGGAAGCCGCCTTGGCCTACGACCTCTCCTCCATCTCCTTCTGCGGCATAGCCGGAGCTAGAACCAACTTCTACTACCCTTTCATGGCTGATTCTATTGCTTCTCCTTCCCTGCCGCAGCCTCCGCCTCCACCTCctcggccgccgccgccgccacctccATCTCCGTCGGAGGAGGAGGATAGAGAGCCGTGGTGGGTGGAGTTCGACGATGAGTCGATGACCATCGCGGCCATCTTGCAGAGTTTTAAGCATTCAAATAATTAG